From the genome of Solidesulfovibrio carbinolicus, one region includes:
- a CDS encoding response regulator, whose product MSGKILVVDDEKHIRMLYQEELEGEGYVVAVSDGEDDILALLEKHAPDVVVLDIKLGGNRSGLDLLQEIRGKDQTVPVILSTAYDSFQHDLKSIAADYYVVKSVDLGELKSKVAQAMAKALAGAS is encoded by the coding sequence ATGAGCGGGAAGATACTGGTCGTTGACGACGAAAAGCATATTCGGATGCTCTATCAGGAAGAACTGGAAGGCGAGGGCTACGTGGTCGCGGTCTCGGACGGCGAGGACGACATCCTGGCGCTGTTGGAAAAACATGCCCCCGATGTGGTGGTCCTCGACATCAAACTTGGCGGCAACCGCTCGGGGTTGGACCTCCTTCAGGAAATCCGGGGTAAGGACCAGACCGTCCCGGTGATTTTAAGCACCGCCTACGACAGCTTCCAGCACGATCTCAAATCCATCGCCGCCGACTACTACGTGGTCAAATCCGTGGATCTCGGCGAGCTCAAATCCAAGGTCGCTCAGGCCATGGCCAAGGCCCTGGCCGGCGCGTCCTGA
- a CDS encoding site-2 protease family protein gives MPMLPDISRAVQEIALLLVPVLMGVTFHEVAHGYVANWLGDPTARLAGRLTFNPIKHLDLFGALAFLLTRMIGWAKPVPVDPRYFRDPAKGMMLVALAGPAMNVLLAIFFALAIRMVEYAAMGTLQGSTAYSILEPLAYICAAGVQVNLALAVFNLIPVPPLDGSNVLAAFLPHHLAMRYMDLGRWGFFALLLLAVTGILGRIILPPVRYFTQILL, from the coding sequence ATGCCCATGCTTCCCGATATTTCGCGCGCCGTTCAGGAAATCGCGCTGCTCCTCGTCCCGGTCCTCATGGGCGTCACCTTCCACGAGGTGGCCCATGGCTACGTGGCCAACTGGCTTGGCGACCCAACCGCCCGGCTGGCCGGCCGCCTGACGTTTAACCCCATCAAACACCTTGATCTCTTCGGCGCGTTGGCCTTTTTGCTCACCCGCATGATCGGCTGGGCCAAGCCCGTGCCCGTGGACCCGCGCTATTTCCGCGACCCGGCCAAGGGCATGATGCTCGTGGCCCTGGCCGGACCGGCCATGAACGTGCTGTTGGCCATCTTCTTCGCCCTGGCCATCCGCATGGTCGAATACGCCGCCATGGGGACGCTCCAAGGCTCCACGGCCTACAGCATCCTCGAACCCCTGGCCTACATCTGCGCCGCCGGGGTGCAGGTCAACCTGGCCCTGGCCGTGTTCAACCTGATCCCCGTGCCGCCGCTGGACGGCAGCAACGTCCTGGCCGCCTTCCTGCCGCACCATCTGGCCATGCGCTACATGGACCTCGGCCGCTGGGGATTTTTCGCGCTGCTGCTTTTGGCCGTCACCGGCATCCTTGGCCGCATCATCCTGCCGCCGGTGCGCTACTTCACCCAGATCCTGCTGTAA
- the trpS gene encoding tryptophan--tRNA ligase — protein MSDNAPKENKRIVSGMRPTGALHLGHYFGVLKNWVNIQDSHECFFFVADWHALTTEYADPKRIKGFVPELVKDWVAAGLDPEKSVLFQQSQVKEHAELHLLLSMVTPVSWLERCPTYKDQLQELAAKELNTYGFLGYPVLMASDILLYKPGFVPVGLDQLPHLELTREIARRANHLYGNFFPEPQAMLTPDSKLPGLDGRKMSKSYGNAIGLSEEPGAMKKKVMSMLTCEKRARLTDPGDPKECNLFPYHELLTDSARLPEIVEGCTQATWGCGDCKKLLVESMNAFLEPIRDRRKAFDKDPKLVWDMLEAGNGKARARASRNLDALKKKLNFIF, from the coding sequence ATGAGCGACAACGCCCCCAAGGAAAACAAACGCATCGTCTCCGGCATGCGCCCCACCGGCGCGCTCCACCTCGGCCACTACTTTGGCGTGCTCAAGAACTGGGTCAACATCCAGGACAGCCACGAGTGCTTCTTCTTTGTCGCCGACTGGCACGCGCTCACCACCGAATACGCCGACCCCAAGCGCATCAAGGGCTTTGTTCCCGAACTCGTCAAGGACTGGGTGGCCGCCGGCTTGGATCCCGAAAAATCCGTGCTGTTCCAGCAGTCCCAGGTCAAGGAGCACGCCGAGCTGCATCTGCTGCTGTCCATGGTCACGCCGGTCTCCTGGCTGGAGCGCTGCCCCACCTACAAGGACCAGCTCCAGGAGCTGGCCGCCAAGGAACTCAACACCTACGGCTTTTTGGGCTACCCCGTGCTCATGGCCTCGGACATCCTGCTCTACAAGCCCGGGTTCGTGCCCGTGGGCCTCGACCAGCTGCCCCACCTGGAACTTACCCGGGAAATCGCCCGCCGGGCCAACCACCTCTACGGCAACTTCTTCCCCGAACCCCAAGCCATGCTCACCCCGGATTCGAAGCTGCCCGGCCTCGACGGCCGCAAGATGAGCAAGAGCTACGGCAACGCCATCGGCCTGTCCGAAGAGCCCGGGGCCATGAAGAAGAAGGTCATGAGCATGCTGACCTGCGAAAAGCGCGCTCGCCTGACCGACCCGGGTGATCCCAAGGAATGCAATCTCTTCCCCTACCACGAGCTGCTCACCGACTCGGCCAGGCTGCCCGAAATCGTCGAGGGCTGCACCCAGGCCACCTGGGGCTGCGGCGACTGCAAGAAGCTCCTCGTCGAATCCATGAACGCCTTCCTTGAACCCATCCGCGACCGGCGTAAGGCCTTCGACAAAGACCCCAAGCTCGTCTGGGACATGCTCGAAGCCGGCAACGGCAAAGCCCGCGCCCGCGCTTCGCGAAATCTGGACGCGCTCAAGAAAAAGTTGAACTTTATCTTTTAG
- the selB gene encoding selenocysteine-specific translation elongation factor, giving the protein MPVIMGTAGHIDHGKTTLIKALTGIDCDRLAEEKKRGITIELGFAFMDLPGGARLGVVDVPGHERFVKNMVAGAAGIDFVTLVIAADEGVMPQTREHLDICTLLGVSTGLVALTKCDMVDPDWLAMVTDDVRAELAGTFLADAPIFPVSSHTGQGLPELRQALSDLVAAFAPKRRSDLARLPIDRVFTLRGHGTVVTGTLIAGSFKIGDDVRLFPTDKRSKVRGLQSHGESVEVSPAGRRTAVNLAGLEVEDIERGEVLALPGTLFPDTVWEAEIHCLASSPRGLKHRTEVHLHHGTREILARIHLLDRDKLEPGQTAVCQLRLPEPLAGVHGDRVVIRSGAPLRTVAGGRVVTPMAYRIKRNTEATTALLAELTAASGAGMVALQLRRAGPDGLGFARLMTLSDLESKALEKALGALCDKGGAALVDREGKEGRHYVHGDTVAELAATLTDFVAAFHKREPLKLGVSRSELASTWGKKLTPKLFHFMVERLLRAGKLATEGDVIRLPDHKVSLASDQAKLRGILLDAYVKGGLTPPNVKDILEPLDLTFKEAQPVYKVLQDEGCIVKAQEGMYFCAEAIKALIEKVQAYYAAGALDMGPAEFRELTGLSRKFLIALLEYLDKEKVTVRVGDKRQLRKR; this is encoded by the coding sequence ATGCCAGTGATCATGGGGACGGCCGGGCATATCGACCATGGCAAGACGACGCTCATCAAGGCGCTGACCGGCATCGACTGCGACCGTCTGGCCGAGGAGAAAAAGCGCGGCATCACCATCGAACTGGGCTTTGCCTTCATGGATCTGCCCGGCGGCGCAAGGCTTGGCGTGGTGGATGTGCCGGGCCATGAGCGGTTCGTCAAAAACATGGTGGCCGGCGCGGCCGGCATCGATTTCGTGACGCTGGTCATCGCCGCCGACGAGGGCGTCATGCCCCAGACCCGCGAGCATCTAGACATCTGCACCCTGCTTGGCGTGTCCACGGGGTTGGTAGCCCTGACCAAATGCGACATGGTGGACCCGGACTGGCTGGCCATGGTCACCGACGACGTGCGGGCGGAACTGGCCGGCACGTTCCTGGCCGATGCCCCCATTTTTCCCGTCTCCTCTCACACCGGCCAGGGATTGCCGGAGCTGCGCCAGGCGCTGTCCGACCTGGTGGCCGCCTTTGCCCCCAAGCGCCGCTCGGATCTGGCCCGGCTGCCCATCGACCGCGTGTTCACCCTGCGCGGCCACGGCACGGTAGTCACGGGCACGCTCATCGCCGGATCGTTTAAAATCGGCGACGACGTGCGCCTTTTCCCGACGGACAAACGCTCCAAGGTCCGGGGGCTGCAGTCCCACGGCGAATCCGTCGAGGTTTCGCCGGCCGGCCGGCGCACGGCCGTCAATCTGGCCGGCCTGGAGGTCGAGGACATCGAACGCGGCGAAGTGCTGGCCCTGCCCGGCACGCTTTTTCCGGACACCGTCTGGGAAGCCGAAATCCACTGTCTGGCCTCGTCGCCGCGTGGGCTGAAGCACCGCACCGAGGTGCATCTGCACCACGGCACCCGGGAGATCCTGGCCCGCATCCATCTGCTCGACCGCGACAAGCTCGAACCCGGCCAGACGGCCGTGTGCCAGCTGCGCCTGCCCGAACCCCTGGCCGGCGTCCACGGCGACCGGGTGGTCATCCGCTCGGGCGCGCCGCTGCGCACCGTGGCCGGCGGCCGGGTCGTCACGCCCATGGCCTATCGCATCAAGCGCAACACCGAGGCCACCACCGCGCTTTTGGCCGAACTGACCGCAGCGTCCGGGGCGGGAATGGTCGCCCTGCAACTGCGCCGGGCCGGACCGGACGGCCTGGGGTTTGCCCGGCTCATGACCCTGTCCGACCTGGAATCCAAGGCCCTGGAAAAGGCCCTTGGGGCGCTTTGCGACAAGGGCGGCGCGGCCCTGGTCGACCGCGAAGGCAAGGAAGGCCGCCACTACGTCCACGGCGACACCGTGGCCGAACTGGCGGCCACGCTGACCGACTTCGTCGCCGCCTTCCACAAGCGCGAACCCCTCAAGCTCGGCGTGTCGCGCAGTGAGCTGGCCTCCACCTGGGGCAAGAAGCTCACCCCCAAACTGTTCCACTTCATGGTCGAACGCCTGCTGCGCGCCGGTAAACTGGCCACCGAAGGCGACGTCATCCGCCTGCCCGACCACAAGGTCTCCCTGGCCTCGGACCAGGCCAAGCTGCGCGGCATCCTGCTTGACGCCTACGTCAAGGGCGGCCTGACCCCACCCAACGTGAAAGACATCCTGGAGCCGCTGGACCTGACCTTCAAGGAGGCCCAGCCGGTCTACAAGGTGCTCCAGGACGAAGGGTGCATCGTCAAGGCCCAGGAAGGCATGTACTTCTGCGCCGAAGCCATCAAGGCGCTCATCGAGAAGGTGCAGGCCTACTACGCCGCCGGCGCTCTCGACATGGGACCGGCCGAATTTCGCGAACTGACCGGCCTGTCGCGCAAATTCCTCATCGCGCTGCTCGAATACCTGGACAAGGAAAAGGTGACGGTCCGGGTCGGCGACAAGCGGCAGTTACGTAAACGGTGA
- a CDS encoding aminopeptidase, which yields MTNDTTKAENQPSFAIEAKSCWETYASPEVRQDMQTLAEGYVSFLTACKTERETVHFVREALAGAGFAECDDDFAGDAVFRVMKGKTVFVARKGKKPLREGFRLVGAHCDTPRIDLKQRPLYQDCGVAQLKTHYYGGIRKHQWLARPLALHGVVAKKDGTVVPVTIGEDAADPVFAIPDLLPHLAYRQVEKKLSEAFEAEKLNILIGHSPADKPEQAEGEEADKAAKNGNEAIKAKVLDLLNAKYGITEPDLYSAELQAVPAGPARFVGLDGALVGGYGQDDRVCVYTALSALLDAPQPEHTQIVLFWDKEEIGSEGSTGAKSRFFEYCLEDLIDAWDAGARKSRVLAAGKAVSADVHAALDPDYQDLHEKLNSALLGFGPCFCKFTGHRGKVGANDAHPEYVAWLRNLLDEAGIPWQMAELGRVDLGGGGTVAKFLAVYGMDIIDFGPAVLSMHSPFEITSVADIYASKLAYKAFLSS from the coding sequence ATGACCAACGACACCACCAAGGCGGAAAACCAACCCTCTTTCGCCATTGAAGCCAAAAGCTGCTGGGAGACCTACGCCTCCCCCGAAGTCCGCCAGGACATGCAGACCCTGGCCGAGGGCTACGTGTCCTTTCTCACCGCCTGCAAGACCGAACGCGAAACCGTGCATTTCGTGCGCGAGGCCCTGGCCGGGGCCGGATTCGCCGAATGCGACGACGATTTCGCCGGGGACGCCGTTTTTCGCGTCATGAAGGGCAAGACCGTCTTTGTGGCCCGCAAGGGCAAAAAGCCCCTGCGTGAAGGCTTCCGGCTGGTCGGGGCCCACTGCGACACGCCGCGCATCGACCTCAAGCAGCGCCCGCTCTATCAGGACTGCGGCGTGGCCCAGCTCAAGACCCACTATTACGGCGGCATCCGCAAGCACCAGTGGCTGGCCCGGCCCCTGGCCCTGCACGGCGTGGTGGCCAAAAAGGACGGCACGGTGGTGCCGGTGACCATCGGCGAGGACGCCGCCGATCCGGTCTTTGCCATTCCGGACCTCTTGCCGCACCTGGCCTACCGGCAGGTGGAAAAAAAGCTGTCCGAAGCCTTTGAGGCGGAAAAGCTCAACATCCTCATCGGCCACTCCCCGGCCGACAAGCCGGAACAGGCCGAAGGCGAGGAAGCCGACAAGGCCGCCAAGAACGGCAACGAGGCCATCAAGGCCAAGGTGCTTGATCTCTTAAACGCCAAGTACGGCATTACCGAACCCGATCTCTACAGCGCCGAGCTGCAGGCCGTGCCGGCCGGTCCGGCCCGCTTTGTCGGCCTGGACGGGGCGCTGGTCGGCGGCTACGGCCAGGACGACCGGGTCTGCGTCTATACGGCCCTGTCCGCCCTGCTCGACGCGCCCCAGCCCGAGCACACCCAGATCGTGCTTTTCTGGGACAAGGAAGAGATCGGCTCCGAAGGCTCCACCGGGGCCAAGTCGCGCTTTTTCGAATATTGCCTGGAAGACTTGATCGACGCCTGGGACGCCGGCGCGCGCAAGAGCCGGGTGCTGGCCGCCGGCAAGGCCGTGTCGGCCGACGTCCACGCCGCCCTGGACCCGGACTATCAGGATCTCCACGAGAAGCTCAATTCGGCGCTTTTGGGCTTTGGTCCGTGCTTTTGCAAGTTCACCGGCCATCGGGGCAAGGTCGGGGCCAACGACGCCCACCCCGAGTATGTGGCCTGGCTGCGTAACCTCCTGGACGAGGCCGGCATCCCCTGGCAGATGGCGGAACTGGGCCGGGTGGACCTCGGCGGCGGCGGCACGGTGGCCAAGTTCCTGGCCGTCTACGGCATGGACATCATCGATTTCGGCCCGGCCGTGCTCAGCATGCACAGCCCGTTCGAGATCACCAGCGTGGCCGACATCTACGCCAGCAAACTGGCCTACAAGGCCTTCCTGTCGAGCTAA
- a CDS encoding aminotransferase class V-fold PLP-dependent enzyme yields MSDFIWRDDLGAALACDGAWKKAPPGSALERIFAAIALWRAQGRPFAGHALAPDDEAQWEALVRRYFDRDAFGCISVNAANMCPALTPVSAMGELVRRLMEVDISFALRGELAEAGLVHGLDAVKTWIGLGGLDAPANALLALTANATQANNCINNGLVASGFFDPARDNVVVWDVNHPTNHEAWLYRKATQGWGPDSVRIMRTKLFAQTVSDDEARAGVVPSDPAGEDEIVAALLRLVDRNTKVVSLSWQSNESGLILPMRRIVEELRAINKDIHIHADSAQAFGVLDMRLEETGVDSIAGSFHKWPCGPRMVGVIYMNPATGAAERFAPGAWGYDEHINTPAHYGFAPESGGIDATARRFSYLGQQNDVTLVAAWMTALFHTGHFHPGVTPKRVEARTHALGTRLKNALYRHLPRMFPDFREDAAWRHIVTPTTNDALRSAVYLFRTPEGVAAGDVMQHVYAKHRFAIAYLQVMGQDLLRVSPSICNLAGDVEGVVAAIADVVEALRAGRLPSSPPSRAYI; encoded by the coding sequence ATGAGCGATTTTATCTGGCGCGACGATCTCGGCGCGGCCCTTGCCTGCGACGGGGCCTGGAAGAAAGCGCCGCCCGGTTCCGCCCTGGAACGCATTTTCGCGGCCATCGCCTTGTGGCGCGCGCAGGGCCGTCCCTTTGCCGGCCACGCCCTGGCCCCGGACGACGAGGCCCAGTGGGAAGCCTTGGTGCGGCGCTACTTCGACCGCGACGCCTTTGGCTGCATTTCCGTCAACGCCGCCAACATGTGTCCGGCGCTGACGCCGGTTTCGGCCATGGGGGAACTCGTGCGCCGGCTCATGGAAGTGGACATATCCTTTGCGCTGCGTGGCGAGCTGGCCGAGGCCGGCCTGGTGCACGGCTTGGACGCGGTCAAGACCTGGATCGGCCTGGGCGGGCTGGACGCGCCGGCCAACGCCTTGCTCGCGCTGACGGCCAACGCCACCCAGGCCAACAACTGCATCAACAACGGCCTGGTCGCCTCGGGATTTTTCGATCCCGCCCGGGACAATGTCGTGGTCTGGGACGTCAACCACCCGACCAACCACGAAGCCTGGCTCTACCGCAAGGCGACCCAGGGATGGGGGCCGGATTCGGTGCGGATCATGCGCACGAAGCTGTTCGCGCAAACCGTTTCCGACGACGAGGCCCGGGCCGGGGTCGTGCCCTCGGACCCGGCCGGCGAGGATGAGATCGTCGCCGCGCTTTTGCGGCTGGTGGACCGCAACACCAAGGTCGTCAGCCTCTCCTGGCAGTCCAACGAAAGCGGCCTGATCCTGCCCATGCGGCGCATCGTCGAGGAACTGCGGGCCATAAACAAGGACATCCACATCCACGCCGACAGCGCCCAGGCCTTTGGCGTGCTGGACATGCGCCTTGAGGAAACCGGCGTGGACAGCATCGCCGGCAGTTTCCACAAATGGCCCTGCGGCCCCCGCATGGTCGGCGTCATCTACATGAACCCGGCCACGGGCGCGGCCGAACGCTTCGCGCCGGGCGCCTGGGGCTACGACGAGCACATCAACACCCCGGCCCATTACGGTTTCGCGCCCGAAAGCGGCGGCATCGACGCCACGGCCCGGCGTTTTTCCTACCTGGGCCAGCAAAACGACGTCACCCTGGTGGCGGCCTGGATGACGGCGCTGTTTCACACCGGCCACTTCCATCCCGGCGTGACGCCAAAGCGCGTCGAGGCCCGGACCCATGCCCTGGGCACGCGGCTCAAAAACGCGCTCTACCGGCATCTGCCCCGGATGTTCCCCGACTTTCGGGAAGACGCGGCCTGGCGGCACATCGTCACGCCGACCACCAACGACGCGCTGCGCAGCGCCGTCTATCTGTTCCGCACGCCCGAGGGCGTGGCGGCCGGCGACGTCATGCAGCATGTCTACGCCAAACACCGTTTCGCCATCGCCTATTTGCAGGTCATGGGGCAGGACCTGCTGCGCGTGTCGCCGTCGATCTGCAATCTGGCCGGCGACGTCGAGGGCGTGGTGGCGGCCATCGCCGACGTGGTGGAGGCGCTTCGCGCCGGCAGGCTCCCCAGTTCGCCGCCTTCGCGGGCCTACATTTAG
- the selA gene encoding L-seryl-tRNA(Sec) selenium transferase, translating into MQNLFRLLPPVDAALGSLAQDPALAALPRAMLRDAVTDYLDGLRDDIRTGRLTEPAQLDHSLLFAQCARQVAAATRPHFRRVINATGVVVHTNLGRSLLAPEAAAAAADACLRYSNLEFDLATGERGSRYSHVVDILRTLTGAEDALVVNNNAAAVMIVLETLAKGREVIVSRGQLVEIGGSFRIPEVMAKSGAVLREVGATNRTHPRDYENAVSPETAALLKVHTSNYRIVGFTKEVSLAELAELGARLGLPVIEDLGSGNLTDFAACGLPGEPTVQQAVAEGADVVTFSGDKVLGGPQAGIIVGKAKYIAAIRKNPLNRAMRIDKMTLAALEATLRLYRDPERARAVIPTLAMITATPEALAKKARKLAGLLRKALAGRYAVSAIPGASRVGGGAYPERDLPTTLVALRPLADAPSPDALRQRLLSADPPLVARTQDDALLLDPRTLADDELKLVALVLAQASRPETA; encoded by the coding sequence GTGCAAAACCTGTTTCGCCTTCTGCCCCCGGTCGACGCCGCCCTGGGCAGCCTCGCCCAGGACCCTGCCCTGGCCGCGCTGCCCCGGGCCATGCTGCGCGACGCCGTTACGGACTACCTCGACGGGCTGCGCGACGACATCCGCACCGGCCGGCTGACCGAACCGGCCCAGCTCGACCATAGCCTGCTGTTCGCCCAGTGCGCCCGGCAGGTCGCCGCCGCCACACGGCCACATTTCCGGCGCGTCATAAACGCCACCGGCGTGGTGGTGCACACCAACCTCGGCCGCTCGCTTTTAGCCCCCGAGGCCGCCGCCGCCGCCGCTGACGCCTGCCTACGCTACTCCAATCTGGAGTTCGATCTGGCCACCGGCGAACGCGGCAGCCGCTACAGCCACGTGGTCGACATCCTGCGCACCCTGACCGGGGCCGAGGACGCGCTGGTCGTCAACAACAACGCCGCCGCCGTCATGATCGTCCTGGAAACCCTGGCCAAGGGCCGCGAGGTCATCGTCTCCAGGGGGCAGCTCGTGGAGATCGGCGGCTCGTTTCGCATCCCCGAGGTCATGGCCAAATCCGGGGCCGTGCTGCGCGAGGTCGGAGCCACCAACCGCACCCACCCGCGCGACTACGAAAACGCCGTCAGCCCGGAAACCGCCGCGCTGCTCAAGGTCCACACCTCCAACTACCGCATCGTGGGGTTCACCAAGGAAGTCTCCCTGGCCGAACTGGCCGAACTGGGCGCGCGCCTGGGACTCCCGGTCATCGAGGACCTCGGCAGCGGCAACCTGACCGATTTCGCGGCCTGCGGCCTGCCCGGCGAACCGACCGTCCAGCAGGCCGTGGCCGAGGGCGCGGACGTGGTCACCTTTAGCGGCGACAAGGTGCTGGGCGGCCCCCAGGCCGGCATCATCGTCGGCAAGGCCAAGTATATCGCCGCCATCCGCAAAAATCCCCTCAACCGGGCCATGCGCATCGACAAGATGACCCTGGCCGCCCTGGAAGCCACGCTGCGCCTCTACCGCGACCCCGAGCGCGCCCGGGCCGTCATCCCGACCCTGGCCATGATCACGGCCACCCCCGAGGCGCTGGCCAAAAAAGCCCGCAAGCTGGCCGGGCTGCTGCGAAAGGCCTTGGCCGGGCGCTACGCGGTTTCGGCCATCCCCGGCGCTTCCCGGGTGGGCGGCGGGGCCTATCCCGAACGCGATCTGCCGACCACCCTGGTGGCGCTGCGTCCGCTTGCCGACGCGCCTTCGCCCGACGCCCTGCGCCAGCGGCTGCTCTCGGCCGATCCGCCGCTGGTGGCCCGCACCCAGGACGACGCCCTGCTGCTCGACCCCCGCACCCTGGCCGACGACGAGCTGAAGCTTGTGGCTTTGGTGCTGGCCCAGGCCAGCCGGCCCGAAACCGCCTAA
- a CDS encoding bifunctional folylpolyglutamate synthase/dihydrofolate synthase, producing the protein MNWPATTTGSCENMTASTSDFPDFAAFAAYLDSLGLFHMDLGPGRMRAALAGLRLESLPHLAAQVVGTNGKGSTAALLAGLLAAHGLPTGLYLSPHFVSVRERILLGGKMIAEEDWTRAASAVQAAVAGRGEGGRLTYFELLTAMAVWLFADLGAEAAVYEAGLGGAGDATTALPRDLTLFTPMGLDHASVIGPTLADIAADKAGALIPGGQAVTGPQPAEAAAVLRREALSRGTRLYDAAELAVYDPSSRQATLLFPKRLDVPDVKLRLAGPHQAQNAALALAGFALCAEAMGIAPDPEAVRRALAETFLPGRLHLLRLPGMAPALLLDSAHNLPALTALEAALKALLVSPTALIFTCLADKDFEAMASMTARLTAGPIYVPELPGVSRARPAAEVAARLGKRAVPVAGPREALAAVEKLDGTVLVCGSMYLLAALFADR; encoded by the coding sequence GTGAACTGGCCGGCTACCACTACCGGCTCCTGCGAGAACATGACTGCATCGACTTCTGATTTTCCCGATTTCGCCGCCTTTGCGGCCTATCTCGACTCCCTGGGCCTTTTTCACATGGACCTCGGCCCCGGGCGGATGCGCGCGGCCCTGGCCGGGCTTCGCCTGGAGAGCCTGCCCCATCTGGCCGCCCAGGTGGTCGGCACCAACGGCAAGGGTTCCACGGCCGCCTTGCTGGCCGGCCTGCTCGCCGCCCACGGCCTGCCTACGGGGCTGTATCTGTCGCCCCATTTCGTCAGCGTGCGCGAGCGCATCCTCCTTGGCGGCAAGATGATCGCCGAAGAGGATTGGACCCGGGCGGCAAGCGCCGTCCAGGCCGCCGTGGCCGGTCGCGGCGAAGGCGGCCGGCTCACCTATTTCGAACTCCTGACCGCCATGGCCGTCTGGCTTTTTGCCGATCTCGGGGCCGAGGCCGCCGTCTATGAAGCGGGCCTTGGCGGGGCCGGCGACGCCACCACGGCCCTGCCCCGCGACCTGACCCTTTTCACGCCCATGGGTCTGGACCACGCCTCGGTCATCGGGCCGACCCTGGCCGACATCGCCGCTGACAAGGCCGGAGCACTCATCCCGGGCGGCCAAGCCGTCACCGGCCCCCAGCCGGCCGAGGCCGCCGCCGTGCTGCGCCGCGAAGCGCTCTCGCGCGGCACGCGGCTTTACGACGCGGCCGAACTGGCCGTCTACGATCCGTCGTCGCGCCAGGCCACGCTCCTTTTCCCCAAGCGCCTGGACGTGCCGGACGTGAAGCTGAGGCTTGCCGGGCCGCACCAGGCCCAAAACGCCGCCCTGGCCCTGGCCGGCTTCGCGCTGTGCGCCGAGGCCATGGGCATCGCCCCGGACCCCGAGGCCGTGCGCCGCGCCCTGGCCGAGACCTTCCTGCCCGGACGGCTCCATCTGCTGCGCCTGCCGGGCATGGCCCCGGCCCTGCTGCTCGACAGCGCCCACAACCTGCCGGCGCTAACCGCCCTGGAAGCCGCCCTCAAGGCCCTGCTCGTCTCGCCCACGGCCCTTATCTTCACCTGCCTTGCCGACAAGGACTTCGAGGCCATGGCGTCGATGACCGCCCGGCTGACCGCCGGCCCCATCTACGTGCCCGAGCTGCCGGGCGTGTCCCGGGCCCGGCCGGCGGCCGAGGTCGCCGCCCGCCTGGGGAAACGCGCCGTGCCCGTGGCCGGTCCGCGCGAGGCGCTGGCGGCCGTGGAAAAGCTTGACGGCACGGTGCTCGTGTGCGGCTCCATGTACCTCTTGGCCGCGCTGTTCGCCGACCGCTAA
- a CDS encoding 3',5'-cyclic-nucleotide phosphodiesterase — protein sequence MKLRVLGCSGSDLPGHNLTSFCVNDTILLDAGSVTSSLDLAAQARLEHIFVSHSHLDHIKDILFLADNLIEFFVAGSRAPVAIHGLPEVLDAISTHLLNDTIWPDFTVIPTDSPVLTYAPMTPGVPVVIGDLSVAAYPVNHAKAASGFVLWQDGGARNLAYTGDTGPCDDFWKAMDALPFALKNLITEASFPSSMEALAMASKHLTPKLLRAELDKLRARPDIFIYHLKAPFAAVIVDELARELAGYHYRLLREHDCIDF from the coding sequence ATGAAGCTGCGCGTGCTCGGATGCTCCGGCTCGGATCTGCCGGGGCACAACCTTACCTCGTTTTGCGTCAACGACACCATCCTCCTCGACGCCGGCTCCGTCACCTCCTCCCTGGACCTCGCCGCTCAGGCCAGGCTCGAACATATTTTCGTCAGCCACAGCCACCTCGACCACATCAAGGACATCCTGTTTCTGGCCGACAACCTCATCGAGTTCTTCGTCGCCGGCAGCCGGGCCCCAGTGGCCATCCACGGCCTGCCCGAAGTCCTCGACGCCATTTCCACCCACCTGCTAAACGACACCATCTGGCCCGACTTCACCGTCATCCCCACGGATTCGCCGGTTTTGACCTACGCTCCCATGACTCCGGGCGTACCCGTCGTCATCGGCGATCTCAGCGTCGCCGCCTATCCCGTCAATCACGCCAAAGCCGCCTCGGGCTTTGTCCTGTGGCAGGACGGCGGGGCGCGAAACCTCGCCTACACCGGCGACACCGGCCCGTGCGACGACTTCTGGAAGGCCATGGACGCCCTGCCCTTTGCGCTCAAAAATCTGATCACCGAGGCCTCGTTCCCGTCTTCCATGGAGGCCCTGGCCATGGCCTCCAAGCACCTGACCCCGAAGCTGTTGCGCGCCGAACTCGACAAACTGCGCGCCCGGCCGGACATCTTTATCTACCACTTAAAGGCTCCGTTCGCCGCCGTCATCGTGGACGAACTGGCCCGTGAACTGGCCGGCTACCACTACCGGCTCCTGCGAGAACATGACTGCATCGACTTCTGA